One Ilumatobacter coccineus YM16-304 genomic window, CGGCGGTGACGGCCGGATGCGCGTGTCCGAGGATGACGGCGCCGTAGCTCTGCACGAGATCGAGGTAGGTGGTTCCTTCGACATCGGTGATCGTGGCGCCCGACGCCCGAGCGACGACGTACGGCTCACCACCGACGGCCTTGAACGCGCGGATCGAGGAGTTGACGCCACCGGGGATCGCTTCCTTCGACCGGTCGAAGAGCGTCGTGTTCGACGGGACGCCGGCGCCGACGCAGGTGACGGGGTTGCAGCCCGCGTCGGGACAGGTGGTGGGATCGCAGAAGGGGATCATGAGGGCTCCGGTCTAGCGCTGTGCCTGCTCGGCGAACCAGCGGGTGAAGTACGTGAGGATGATGTTGGCACCGGCACGCTTGATCGACGTGAGGTGTTCGAAGGCGACGGCGTCGGCGTCGATCCAGCCACGTTCGCCCGCCGCGTGGATCATGGCGTACTCACCGCTCACGTGGTACGCCGCGACCGGAACATCGACGTGTTGGGCGACGTCACGAATGACGTCGAGGTACGCGAGCGCCGGCTTGACCATCACCATGTCGGCACCTTCGGCGACGTCGAGGTCGATCTCTCGGATCGCTTCGCGCACGTTGCGGTGGTCTTGCTGGTAGCCCTTGCGGTCACCGCCGTCGGCGATCGACACGTCGACAGCGTCGCGGAAGGGTCCGTAGAGGGCGCTCGCGTACTTGGCCGAGTAGGCGAGGATCGCCACATCGGGGAAACCGGCATCGTCGAGGGCCGCCCGGATCACGGCGACCTGCCCGTCCATCATCCCGCTCGGTGCGACGACATGGGCGCCGGCGGTGGCCTGCGCGACCGCCGCCTTCGCGTAGAGCTCGAGCGTCGCGTCGTTGTCGACGTCGCCACGTGCGTCGACGATGCCGCAATGGCCGTGACTCGTGTACTCGTCGACGCACAGGTCGGCCATGAGCACCAACCGGTCGCCGTGGTCGGCGAGCAGCGCCGCGAGCGCCTGCTGGACGATGCCGTCGGGGTGGTACGCCTGGCTGCCGACCTCGTCCTTCTCGGCAGGTATGCCGAAGAGGATGACCGACTTGACGCCGAGGTCGACGAGCTCCGACACCTCGGAGCGCAGCGACTCGAGCGTGTGCTGCACGACGCCGGGCAGCGACTCGATCGGTACGGGTTCGTCGATGCCCTCGCGCACGAAGAGCGGCGCGATGAGGTCGTCGACGCGGACGTGCACCTCCGACACCAGATCACGCATGGCAGCGGAGCGCCGCAGAC contains:
- the hemB gene encoding porphobilinogen synthase gives rise to the protein MTGPEIGRIDTPTARPRRLRRSAAMRDLVSEVHVRVDDLIAPLFVREGIDEPVPIESLPGVVQHTLESLRSEVSELVDLGVKSVILFGIPAEKDEVGSQAYHPDGIVQQALAALLADHGDRLVLMADLCVDEYTSHGHCGIVDARGDVDNDATLELYAKAAVAQATAGAHVVAPSGMMDGQVAVIRAALDDAGFPDVAILAYSAKYASALYGPFRDAVDVSIADGGDRKGYQQDHRNVREAIREIDLDVAEGADMVMVKPALAYLDVIRDVAQHVDVPVAAYHVSGEYAMIHAAGERGWIDADAVAFEHLTSIKRAGANIILTYFTRWFAEQAQR